CAAGCCGGGCCTCCACGGATCCCCACTATGATTGGCATGATTACATGCCTACGCCACCACACAACAAATAGGGGGGAAAAACGATGGTGAACAAACCCGAAATATCTGCAGAGCGTAGCAGTGAGGCAATTACCCCGCATAATTACCGGGCGGTCCGTTTTAGTATGCTGGTCTTTATTGCCACCCAAATTGTGCCCTTTGTCGTCTTGTTTGAGGCGAAGTATCTCTATGACGGCACGTATGTGGCCCCGCAAGCCAATCAAGGCTTTGGCGTGGTGGTCGCGGCCTTGATGGCGGTGAGTGCTGTGGTCGCTTGGGGCGCGGTAACCGCAGGCCGTCATGCTCAGGACCGGGATCAGGTGGGATCCCGCCTCAAGATCGCGGCGGGGTTAGGCCTCCTTGCGATGTTAGGGGTGGTGTACCAGTGGGGAATGCGCTATGTTTCGCCCCAGTCCCGCTTTGGCGAAATGTATTACATCATTTTGGGCGCCGATCTCGTGTATGCCGTCGTTGGGCTGATTATGCTCGGTATTAGCATTATCCGCAATGTGCGTCAAAACATGGCGCCCGAACGGTTTTGGACAGCGGAAGCAAGCGTGTACTTCTGGATTTATGTGGCTCTGGCGTGGATTGCGAGCTGGCTCGCCATCTACATCATTTGAGGACAGGAGGGGATGGGTATGGGAGGCGGATTTTGGCCGACACTGCCGTTGAAAATGCCCTACAGCGAGGGGATGCCCCATTGGTGGGATCCTGCCTGGTGGATTTTTCAGATTGTGGTCATGTCGATTTTGTTGCTCACCTTACGTAAAGTCGCGATGAGTATTGATCAGGCGGAAAAAGTGGAAAAAGAGCAAAGAGTATCCCGAAGGCGCTCACCGGGAACTCCTCCACCCAATATACCGGGTTAACGAGGAACAAAGACAAAAACTGACTGTAAAGCATAACACAACGAAAGACGAGGGCCCGTTTTCCTCGTCTTTCGTTCATTTACCCCAGTGATTCGTTTATCGCACAACCAATACCGGCCGCACAGTATGGTCCAGAAGATGGCGACTGACGCTCCCCAGAACGAGTCTATCGAAACCGTGGTAGCCATGACTACCTACCACAATAACGTCGGCTCCATAACGTTCAGCCTCCTGAGCAATCGTCGTTGAGGCATGACCTTCGACGACCACTAACTCCACATCATGGGAATTGCCAAACAAATCGTGAATCTGCCTCTCCACATTACGCTGTTCATTGTATGCCAAATCTTCAAAACCCGAAGGGACGAGGGCCTGTGGTGGATATGCAAATACCTCCCGAACATAAAGGGCAATCACTTTGGCCTCAGGAAACCCGGTCTTTAGATGTTGGACCATTTTTCCGGCCGCATATGCACTTTCTGAGCCATCAGTTGCCCACAAAATGATCTGCATGTTTTACCCCCTCCCCCGTTCCGAAGGTCTACATTATCTACCAGTCCCTTCGGTATCGGAACTGGATGGTTCCGACAATTTGATTATGGATCCTGACTCTTAGCGGAGGTTAGGGACAAGTGGTCCAAAGCTGTGGACCAGATGGACCATTCCTGCCATTTGGCCCATGGAGCGTTAACACATTACTGTTAAGAGGACGAAGTGACAGCGAATGTGGTGGCGTTAATGAGAGCGGGAGCGGCGCGGATAATCCCATCAATTCGCAAATCAATGGGGACTGATTGCTCGACGGTCACCATCTGACCTGCTTGGGTCTTGGCCTTGGCATAAAATAGTTCGATATCTTGAAAACGCGGAAAGGTGGCAAATTGGTTGTTGATTAGCGGATCTTCCACAATCCATTCGGCCGAATGAGGATTCAAAGAATATTGCACATTATAAGTCTGTCGGTAACTGCCGGCTTGCAAGTCTAAGGCCCATTCTTGAGATTTGACATGATAAATGGCCACATGGACAGCTTCTCCGCTTGGCAAGTTTTGGGCAATCGGTTTTAAGGGTTCAGGTAGACCTTCGATCCACAAAATCGTTTGGGATCCCGTTGCCGTGTTCTTGGTTAACGTCCCTGCTTGTAAAAGGCGCTGTTGAGGCGCTCCCCCTAGTCCTACCCAAACAGCTAATGAACCGGGTGAGGTCAGTTTGGGAATGCGCCAACTGGCCTCAATGGATTGATACGTCCCATGATTACTAACATATCCTGCCCAATTGCGACTGATTTCTAAAGGTCCTTCAGGAGGGCTTTGGACAGAAAACGGTTCAGGGAGAGGTAAGGTTACAGGATGCGAGTGGATGGGCAGACCAGGCCATGAATCTAAGGGATTGGCATTAATCGCCAAGAGTCCAAAGCCTATCGCCACAATCCAATACATGGGCCGCATAAAAACGTTATCCCTCCCTCCAAAATTTGTTCCGGGATACATGAAACACCGCATAACTCATTACTCAAATTGTAGCGTTGTTTTGTGGAGGTGCAACTCGCGTGCTCGCTGAAAACGTCTATAATAAACTGTATTCTCGCTTCATATGTACAATTCTTGGAAACTTCATGAGGATCTCTCGCACAGTCTCTTCCGTATCCCATCAAGAGACCCATAAGGGAAAGGAGCCTGAAATATCATGACGTATGAGGAATTGCAGAAATATCCAGCCATCCAATTGCGTTATGGATATAAAGTTGTGAAGGTCACGAATGATCCCGCGGAATATCTTCCTGTGTCCCCTTCATCCGGTTCCACGGTTCGCTATCACCTGAACTCATGGAATCTCCAAGAAGAGAATATGGGACCATTTCTCGTTCAGGATGATTTTGACACCGCACAACGCATCGCGCGTACCATACCTGAGGTAACTATCTTATTCGTCGCGTATATTCCCCTCCCATCTTCACCCACCGCTGCTGTCCTATGGACAACACAGAATGGTGAAAAAATCGAGGCGCCTGTGCCGCCAGGCGGTCTTTTGGCCCGCGCTGTTTTGCCTCTTCTCGATGTTTTGAGCTTGTCTTAACCTACGACACCTACGACCAAGATGGTTTTAGGATAGGGTGCCCATTGGGCGAGGTCTCAGGGATTCAGCACGAAGTTGACGCGCTATCCACGCGATGGACTTCTGCAAAACGAAATCAGGTTGGTCTGCAATCAAACTATGGCCGCTGGCATTATGGTAGTGCAATTCTAGGTTATGATGGGATTTTAAGAGGCCCTCGGTATCATCATTGCGGGTTACCGCATCATGGGTGCTTAACAAGGTTAAAAGGGGTAAATGCGGAAGGGGTTTTTGTTTAGCCTCTTTTTGTGCCTTCCATAGGTTAACAAGAAAGCCTAATGTATAATGACGGTTAACATTTCTGTCCTCCATGATGATACGACTAATATCAGGATGGAGCGAGACACCCTGGACAGGAAGGGGACGCAGCGGTCTAAGTTTTGGTAATAAGGGATGAACAATGTGGGTCATGACATCGTATAGCCAGGGGGGAAGGGTTAGCTGGAGTCCAAAAGCAGGCGCAATTAAAATCGCTCCGAGCACATCTTCAAGCTCTTGTTGGCACGCCAAATAAGCCATTAGTGCCCCGTAACTTTCTCCGCCAATAAAAATTGGGGAGGAATACTGTTGATGCAAATGCGCATAAATGCGCTGGATGTTATTGATGTGCTGGCTAAAATGACGGAGATGGCCTCTTGTGCCGTGAGAGCGCCCATGCCCTTCTAAATCAGGTAAAATGACACGAATGCCTGCCTGAGCCCATTTTACTGCGATGGGAAGATAATATTCACTGTGAACGAGAGAGGCGTGAATGAAAATCAATTGAGCTCTCCACTTTTCAGGACTCACCTGGCGAATAAAAAGAGGCGTTTGTCCGTCTGAAAGAAACTCGGCATCCATGGTAATCGCGTGTGTCATAATTATCCTTTCTATCATCTTCTTAGACTATAACCTCTTTGCCTAGTCGTGAACATAGTCCATCATTAGGATTTTAGGATTTTCAATTTTGACCGGATTTACGCCGCTTCAGAAGGAATTCTCAAAACTTCTTGCGAATAGTCAATGTATAGTCTTCGTGAAAAAAAATAGACAATAGAAAGAAGAGAACCTGAGTGAGCATGAAACCTTTGATCTTAATGCTCCATGGCATGAGTACAGGCCCTGGACACCTGAAAAATTTTTGGGGCGAGACTCGCGATTTTGATGTTGAATATATGGCTTTGCCTATTTTGCGAGAGGGTCCGGAATTCGTCAGGACATTAACCCAACACGATATTTTTCGCGATTTGTATGCGGCCGTATTCTTAGAAAGTTTAAAAGAAATCACTACCCGCATACAATCCGAAAACGAACAACGACGTACCGGATTATTTGGTTTTTCGATTGGAGCATACATTGCACTATGGGCGGGACTAGTCGACCATCCAGAACGCATTCAG
The Sulfobacillus thermosulfidooxidans DNA segment above includes these coding regions:
- a CDS encoding universal stress protein; translation: MQIILWATDGSESAYAAGKMVQHLKTGFPEAKVIALYVREVFAYPPQALVPSGFEDLAYNEQRNVERQIHDLFGNSHDVELVVVEGHASTTIAQEAERYGADVIVVGSHGYHGFDRLVLGSVSRHLLDHTVRPVLVVR
- a CDS encoding alpha/beta fold hydrolase; amino-acid sequence: MTHAITMDAEFLSDGQTPLFIRQVSPEKWRAQLIFIHASLVHSEYYLPIAVKWAQAGIRVILPDLEGHGRSHGTRGHLRHFSQHINNIQRIYAHLHQQYSSPIFIGGESYGALMAYLACQQELEDVLGAILIAPAFGLQLTLPPWLYDVMTHIVHPLLPKLRPLRPLPVQGVSLHPDISRIIMEDRNVNRHYTLGFLVNLWKAQKEAKQKPLPHLPLLTLLSTHDAVTRNDDTEGLLKSHHNLELHYHNASGHSLIADQPDFVLQKSIAWIARQLRAESLRPRPMGTLS
- a CDS encoding G1 family glutamic endopeptidase codes for the protein MRPMYWIVAIGFGLLAINANPLDSWPGLPIHSHPVTLPLPEPFSVQSPPEGPLEISRNWAGYVSNHGTYQSIEASWRIPKLTSPGSLAVWVGLGGAPQQRLLQAGTLTKNTATGSQTILWIEGLPEPLKPIAQNLPSGEAVHVAIYHVKSQEWALDLQAGSYRQTYNVQYSLNPHSAEWIVEDPLINNQFATFPRFQDIELFYAKAKTQAGQMVTVEQSVPIDLRIDGIIRAAPALINATTFAVTSSS